The genomic interval ATTATTTTTCAGCGGAAACACCGGAACTGACATTGAAAGAGATTGCTGATAAATCTGGAATGCCAAAGCCAACCGTGTACAGATTGCTGGCGTCACTAGAACATCATCATGTTATCATGAAAACGAAAGAAAACGAACATGACACCAAGTATCAATTAGGGCTTAAGCTGCTGGAATTGGGGAAAATCGTTTCAGATCAGCTTGAAGTTCGGACCATTGCATTGCCTGATATGGAGCAGCTTGGTCGGGAAATTAATGAAGTCATTCATTTAGTCATTGTCAATCAAGAAGAGGCTGTTTACATAGAAAAAGTCGACAGTTCAAGAGCGCTAAGGCTGAATACACGAGTCGGTAGAAGTGCCCCGCTCTATCTCGGATCAGGACCTAAGCTGCTGCTGGCAAATATGCCTGAAGAGCGGCAACAGGAAATTTTGAATGAAGCTGAACTGTCTCGCGCCGGCCACCAGCCGATTGATAAGACACAATTGATTCAGGAACTGCAAACGATTTATGAGGAAGACTATGCATACAGTATCGGGGAACAAGACCCTGACACGACAGGAATATCTTACCCAATCTATGATTACAACAGCCAGGTTATTGCCGCACTGGCGGTGAGCGGCTTGTCCAGTCATTTT from Lentibacillus cibarius carries:
- a CDS encoding IclR family transcriptional regulator, whose amino-acid sequence is MNQSVLKALTLLDYFSAETPELTLKEIADKSGMPKPTVYRLLASLEHHHVIMKTKENEHDTKYQLGLKLLELGKIVSDQLEVRTIALPDMEQLGREINEVIHLVIVNQEEAVYIEKVDSSRALRLNTRVGRSAPLYLGSGPKLLLANMPEERQQEILNEAELSRAGHQPIDKTQLIQELQTIYEEDYAYSIGEQDPDTTGISYPIYDYNSQVIAALAVSGLSSHFEGENLDVLKAKTCQAAEKISRKLGYRGPILMQEE